The Phoenix dactylifera cultivar Barhee BC4 chromosome 15, palm_55x_up_171113_PBpolish2nd_filt_p, whole genome shotgun sequence genome contains a region encoding:
- the LOC103705860 gene encoding transcription factor MYB1-like, whose amino-acid sequence MGRRACCSKEGLNRGAWSVHEDKILTDYIKAHGEGKWNVLSTRAGLKRCGKSCRLRWLNYLRPDIKRGNISHEEEDLIIRLHKLLGNRWSLIAGRLPGRTDNEIKNYWNTKLSKEVKGIPQRFINGERVQSKSKERKAVAGLKAEAPKELGEQSHPVIRPKAVRCTKVYSPPQQDDKMADRCLEPLSNKHALESIPEDVDPSADFDMEGLLSEVQDDDFLQVGMDEPREDSNGVRGQDGLIEMPSTCSDLSCHFHGAMLEEWSVGDGLQPNLAPEINALASLLD is encoded by the exons ATGGGTAGAAGAGCTTGTTGCTCCAAGGAGGGACTGAATCGAGGAGCATGGTCTGTTCACGAGGATAAGATCCTCACCGATTACATTAAAGCCCATGGCGAAGGCAAATGGAATGTCCTATCTACAAGAGCAG GGTTGAAACGTTGCGGTAAGAGTTGCCGGCTCCGATGGTTGAACTACTTGAGGCCTGACATCAAGAGAGGCAACATTTCCCATGAGGAGGAGGATCTCATCATCAGACTTCATAAACTCCTCGGCAACCG ATGGTCACTAATAGCAGGAAGATTGCCGGGCCGAACAGATAACGAAATCAAGAATTACTGGAACACAAAACTCAGCAAGGAGGTAAAGGGAATCCCCCAACGATTCATTAATGGAGAAAGAGTTCAGAGTAAatcaaaagagaggaaggcagtGGCAGGTCTAAAGGCGGAGGCACCTAAAGAACTGGGCGAGCAATCTCATCCTGTCATCCGACCCAAGGCAGTGAGGTGCACCAAAGTATACAGTCCACCACAGCAAGATGATAAAATGGCCGACCGATGCTTGGAGCCTCTTTCAAATAAGCATGCATTGGAATCAATACCTGAAGATGTCGACCCTTCTGCGGACTTTGACATGGAAGGGCTCTTGTCCGAAGTTCAGGACGATGATTTCTTGCAAGTTGGCATGGATGAACCTCGAGAAGATAGTAATGGAGTTCGTGGCCAGGACGGACTCATCGAGATGCCATCAACCTGCTCGGATCTTTCATGTCATTTTCATGGAGCCATGCTAGAGGAGTGGAGCGTCGGTGACGGTCTTCAACCAAATCTCGCCCCAGAGATTAACGCCCTGGCTTCTCTTCTAGACTGA
- the LOC120103891 gene encoding transcription factor MYB1-like, protein MGRRACCSKEGLNRGAWSAHEDKILTDYIKAHGEGKWNVLPTRAGLKRCGKSCRLRWLNYLRPDIKRGNISHEEEDLIIRLHKLLGNRWSLIAGRLPGRTDNEIKNYWNTKLSKEVKGIPRRFINGERVQSKSKERKAVAGLKAEAPKELGEQSHPVIRPKAVRCTKVYSPPQQDDKMADRCLEPLSNKHALESIPEDVDPFADFDMEGLLSEVHDDDFLQVGMDEPREDSTGIRGQDGLIVMPSTCSDLSCHFHGAMLEEWSVGDGLQPNLAPEINALASLLD, encoded by the exons ATGGGTAGAAGAGCTTGTTGCTCCAAGGAGGGACTTAATCGAGGAGCATGGTCTGCTCACGAGGATAAGATCCTCACCGATTACATTAAAGCCCATGGTGAAGGCAAATGGAATGTCCTACCTACAAGAGCAG GGTTGAAACGTTGCGGTAAGAGTTGCCGGCTCCGATGGTTGAACTACTTGAGGCCTGACATCAAGAGAGGCAACATTTCCCATGAGGAGGAGGATCTCATCATCAGACTTCATAAACTCCTCGGCAACCG ATGGTCACTAATAGCAGGAAGATTGCCGGGCCGAACAGATAACGAAATCAAGAATTACTGGAACACAAAACTCAGCAAGGAGGTAAAGGGAATCCCCCGACGATTTATTAATGGAGAAAGAGTTCAGAGTAAatcaaaagagaggaaggcagtGGCAGGTCTAAAGGCGGAGGCACCTAAGGAACTGGGCGAGCAATCTCATCCTGTCATCCGACCCAAGGCAGTGAGGTGCACCAAAGTATACAGTCCACCACAGCAAGATGATAAAATGGCCGACCGATGCTTGGAGCCTCTTTCAAATAAGCATGCATTGGAATCAATACCTGAAGATGTCGACCCTTTTGCGGACTTTGACATGGAAGGGCTCTTGTCCGAAGTTCATGACGATGATTTCTTGCAAGTTGGCATGGATGAACCTCGAGAAGATAGTACTGGAATTCGTGGCCAGGACGGACTCATCGTGATGCCATCAACCTGCTCGGATCTTTCATGTCATTTTCATGGAGCCATGCTAGAGGAGTGGAGCGTCGGTGACGGTCTTCAACCAAATCTGGCCCCAGAGATTAATGCCCTGGCTTCTCTACTAGACTGA